The following coding sequences lie in one Anomaloglossus baeobatrachus isolate aAnoBae1 chromosome 7, aAnoBae1.hap1, whole genome shotgun sequence genomic window:
- the MPRIP gene encoding myosin phosphatase Rho-interacting protein isoform X6, translating into MAATSTGIPHAEKVPATKSTLWQEEAKGKDGHESVGSSPIQSPVHMPSSPSEPAPDVKVDGGLMNGDRIDGGRKTRVESGYFSLEKTKDLKSEEQPQTPPSPSTPDAPSRRSLVIEKFEALDIEKAEHMETSCSAVPGSEARQGRSEKRTFPRKRDDTGGASIPDVSACNMSPYRRAKSLDRRSTESSMTPDLLNFKKGWLTKQYQDGQWKKHWFVLTDQNLRYYRDSVAEEAADLDGEIDLSTCYDVTEFPVQRNYGFQIHTKEGEFTLSAMTSGIRRNWIQTIMKHVRPNTAPDVTRKSFSLKLSVLKPRLESCVLSCINVLCSLPEEKSKTASSFVSSSYQSEKSDSEHTDADGGEHKRSRARERRREGRSKTFDWAEFRPIQQALAQERAQASEVTKSISCYDTTDSKNDLGDLERERTRRREERRKRFETSDSVEESTVEESSRMEVDKGPTSSDSIDMRPNVQVEIEQRWQQVETTPLREEKQIPIAPLPLSNSSPKRTVEDITVLLEKQLEQSQKEVSDLLAENLVLQQRLKAALEQQQSARDGYVLQTELADPSWQRLHKVNEDLQNELEAQHKRQEMLNHQLQSIKHSYGEAKDTIRHHEAEIMTLQARLSSASAELSMKEQALTKLKGDLKLEKEKTQEMLEEWKNSEVALSSQLKVCQQKLKEVESLLLEKRHEIRELEMQQALQKDYQKEAQRLQDKLASLQAQLDASEQAQILTEERLQMNYEQLLESYEKEKQLLILNLKETEARLVEYEDKIQEKDQVMEILQKEKLNDSAEVSVLVHHLEEQLLGRDAAIQRLKECIQELELERDQLKTTCQEMVQQIAGSDSDISSLQNRIKVQEMEYDQLRSSLEKSTDDILKVQEALRAKEEELKNVYDAHSKLMGKKDQDINEALIKMAALGSSLEDTEIKLKAKEEALKGLGGLCSDSQAKEIESVYLQLESAKHRISEMEQCLQAESGDVFSEVSRDDPMVDVDTMDINASLTEKEQDTGVKRQRIRFSSIQCQRYAHLDGTEKTWTCSPPSDLNQEGSLSPEMTVPCQPSGANDLESCLSIIHSLETKLYLTEENLKDLTLKLENEKTTHQETLLALHSQWANAEASLREQLQASVSQVNSMTNQMEEIQNERLGCPSDMTKTQIICGLDACCNLNRELHEVDESCLTSYSLTSIKHGLSGIIKSLQRALGDSSDCENLDKGSQEESKSQASQDPIHRLSEKINFQAQLMYRMIESLRQPTSETDPQERGERKGDPSTDYLVEMFVKKVKLERDFWDRVNQIGITVVGGEGVVESELSLNKSSDLLQTLTDNTLLKAELFMAIQKTKALEADLKTAEAALEGLSVEEMSANLSGSRKSGPHHVTDCEPYGSEDTSIACLEELSLHLKENADELQRISCALMSMSQDKCQGAIESLLQTHQQISSVSSSPPLLVQDAVVQAQLCYVACKARLEYQRELRRSVNALSHSHSEALSKVHQDYQEMLHQKQQELSEVMERERNAAAAVTSQVEDTERFLGEAEIKFQETMSQLDGEYKNEMQNMMESWMERENELKSLHLQVNTKLQASEREREEAERFHWEKIKNLEDQFQEQIQELQIIHRNEMKTLEDHYTQSIQQLQDTLDSYQREPPYTPSPVDSTTRSIASDQETAVDVDSMNVLKGRILELEAQMNTMREELEQRHPEDYMSSIKEKYQADFENLKATCERGFTAMEETHQKKIEDLQRQHHRELEKLRDEKDRLLAEETAATISAIEAMKNAHREELERELEKSHRSQVSSINADVESLRRQYLEELQSVQRELEVLSEQYSQKCLENAHLAQALEAERQALRQCQRENQELNAHNQELNNRLATEITRLRNLVTGDGGEVSPLTQGKDVYELEVLLRVKESEIQYQKQEISSLKDELQTALRDKKYASDKYKDIYSELSNVKAKAECDISRLKEQLKAATEMLGDKSPENASVSGYDIMKSKSNPDFLKNDRSTINRQLRNIRSKSLKEGLTVQERLKIFESQDYKKH; encoded by the exons ATGGCAGCGaccagcacagggataccccatgcCGAAAAAGTCCCGGCCACCAAGTCCACTCTCTGGCAAGAGGAAGCAAAGGGCAAAGATGGGCATGAAAGCGTCGGCAGCAGTCCCATCCAGAGTCCAGTCCACATGCCCTCGTCCCCAAGTGAGCCGGCGCCGGATGTCAAAGTTG ATGGCGGCTTGATGAATGGAGATCGCATTGACGGCGGGCGGAAAACTCGAGTGGAAAGCGGCTATTTCTCGTTAGAGAAGACTAAAGACTTGAAATCCGAAGAGCAGCCGCAGACCCCGCCATCACCGTCCACCCCCGATGCGCCCAGCAG GCGTTCACTTGTCATTGAGAAGTTTGAAGCTTTGGACAtcgagaaggcagaacacatggagACCAGCTGTTCGGCCGTCCCCGGCAGCGAGGCCCGGCAGGGCCGCAGTGAGAAGCGCACCTTTCCAAGGAAAAGG GATGATACAGGGGGGGCTTCTATTCCCGATGTATCCGCTTGCAATATGTCACCATACCGAAGGGCAAAGTCCCTGGATCGCCGATCCACAGAATCCTCCATGACG ccggACCTTTTGAACTTCAAGAAGGGTTGGTTGACCAAACAGTATCAGGATGGGCAG TGGAAGAAGCACTGGTTTGTACTGACTGACCAGAACCTGAGATACTACCGAGACTCTGTGGCGGAAGAG GCTGCTGACTTGGATGGGGAAATTGACCTGTCCACCTGTTACGATGTTACAGAATTCCCAGTCCAGAGAAATTATGGATTCCAGATTCAT acAAAAGAAGGGGAGTTCACTCTGTCTGCGATGACCTCGGGCATCCGGCGAAACTGGATACAGACCATCATGAAACATGTGCGACCCAACACTGCCCCAGATGTCACCAG GAAAAGCTTCTCTCTGAAACTGTCTGTGCTGAAGCCAAGGTTGGAAAGCTGTGTTCTCTCCTGTATAAACGTCTTGTG CTCTCTGCCTGAGGAGAAGAGCAAAACCGCGTCTTCCTTTGTCTCCAGTTCCTATCAAAGTGAAAAGTCGGATTCGGAGCACACGGATGCAGATGGAGGAGAGCATAAGAGGAGCCGGGCACGTGAGAGAAGAAGAGAAGGACGCTCCAAAACCTTTGACTGGGCAGAGTTTCGACCAATTCAACAAGCACTGGCTCAAGAGCGGGCTCAAGCGTCTGAGGTCACAAAGTCGATTTCTTGCTATGACACCACTGATTCCAAGAACGATTTGGGGGATCTGGAAAGGGAGCGAACTAGGCGGAGAGAAGAGCGCCGGAAACGGTTTGAGACCTCAGACTCTGTGGAGGAGTCTACAGTTGAAGAATCGTCACGAATGGAAGTGGACAAAGGGCCGACGTCTTCAGATTCCATTGACATGAGGCCAAATGTTCAAGTGGAAATTGAGCAGCGCTGGCAACAAGTAGAAACCACTCCACTGAGGGAAGAAAAACAAATACCCATTGCTCCACTTCCCTTATCTAACTCTTCCCCTAAACGCACCGTGGAAGACATCACAGTCCtcttggaaaagcag CTTGAGCAGAGTCAGAAGGAAGTGTCGGACCTCCTGGCTGAAAACCTAGTACTGCAACAGCGACTGAAGGCAGCCTTGGAGCAACAGCAAAGTGCCAGAGATGGCTACGTGTTACAG ACTGAATTGGCAGATCCGTCTTGGCAGAGACTCCATAAAGTCAATGAGGACCTTCAGAACGAGCTGGAGGCGCAGCATAAGCGTCAGGAGATGCTCAACCATCAGCTGCAGAGCATCAAACACAGTTACGGAGAAGCCAAGGATACCATCCGGCATCATGAGGCTGAGATTATGACTCTTCAAGCCCGACTTAGCAGTGCATCGGCTGAGCTCTCCATGAAAGAGCAAGCTTTGACCAAGCTGAAAGGAGACCTGAAGCTCGAAAAGGAAAAGACTCAAGAAatgcttgaagaatggaaaaatagTGAAGTGGCGCTAAGCTCTCAGCTTAAGGTCTGCCAGCAGAAGCTTAAAGAAGTCGAGTCCTTGCTTTTGGAAAAAAGACATGAAATTCGAGAGCTGGAAATGCAACAGGCTCTCCAGAAGGACTATCAAAAAGAAGCCCAAAGGTTGCAAGACAAGCTCGCAAGCCTGCAGGCCCAGCTGGATGCGAGCGAACAAGCCCAAATATTAACAGAAGAGAGACTTCAGATGAATTACGAACAGTTGCTAGAAAGCTATGAGAAGGAGAAACAACTATTGATCCTTAATTTGAAGGAAACGGAAGCCCGACTTGTAGAATATGAAGATAAGATCCAAGAGAAAGACCAAGTGATGGAGATTTTGCAGAAGGAGAAGCTCAACGATAGTGCCGAAGTTAGCGTATTAGTTCACCACCTGGAAGAACAGCTGCTGGGGAGGGACGCTGCCATTCAGAGACTGAAAGAATGCATTCAGGAGCTGGAGCTAGAACGAGACCAGCTTAAAACCACGTGTCAAGAAATGGTCCAGCAGATCGCTGGTTCCGACTCCGACATTTCCAGTTTACAAAACAGAATTAAGGTACAAGAAATGGAATATGACCAGTTAAGGAGCTCACTGGAGAAATCGACAGATGATATTCTGAAGGTACAAGAGGCTCTTAGAGCCAAAGAAGAAGAATTAAAAAATGTCTACGATGCTCACAGTAAGCTCATGGGAAAAAAGGATCAAGATATTAACGAAGCGCTCATTAAGATGGCAGCTCTGGGAAGCAGTCTAGAGGATACAGAGATAAAACTGAAAGCCAAAGAGGAGGCTTTGAAAGGCTTGGGTGGGTTGTGTTCGGACTCGCAAGCAAAAGAAATAGAGTCGGTGTATCTTCAGTTAGAAAGCGCAAAGCATAGGATTTCTGAGATGGAACAGTGTTTGCAGGCAGAAAGTGGGGATGTATTTAGTGAAGTGTCAAGAGATGATCCCATGGTGGACGTTGACACTATGGACATAAATGCTTCATTAACAGAAAAAGAACAAGACACGGGAGTAAAAAGACAAAGGATACGGTTCTCTAGTATTCAATGCCAGAGATATGCTCACCTTGATGGCACTGAGAAAACATGGACATGTAGCCCACCGTCCGACCTAAACCAAGAAGGAAGCCTCTCGCCCGAAATGACCGTCCCATGTCAGCCTTCTGGAGCAAATGACTTGGAGAGTTGTCTGTCCATTATCCATTCCCTCGAAACTAAGCTGTATCTAACAGAGGAAAATCTGAAAGATCTAACCCTAAAGCTGGAAAATGAGAAGACCACTCATCAAGAGACCCTTTTAGCTCTGCACAGTCAGTGGGCAAATGCTGAGGCTAGCCTTAGGGAACAGCTCCAAGCTAGTGTAAGTCAGGTCAACTCTATGACAAACCAAATGGAAGAGATCCAAAACGAGAGACTAGGTTGCCCCTCAGATATGACCAAAACACAAATTATATGTGGTTTAGATGCCTGTTGCAATCTCAATAGAGAACTACATGAGGTAGATGAATCGTGCCTAACGTCCTACTCATTGACCAGCATTAAGCACGGTCTGTCAGGCATAATTAAATCACTACAGAGAGCCCTCGGTGATTCATCAGATTGTGAAAATCTGGATAAGGGTTCCCAAGAAGAATCTAAATCGCAGGCTTCTCAGGATCCCATCCATAGACTATCGGAAAAAATAAATTTCCAGGCTCAGTTAATGTATAGAATGATCGAGTCTTTGAGACAACCAACCTCGGAAACTGATCCACAGGAGCGAGGTGAACGGAAGGGAGATCCATCTACAGATTATCTGGTAGAGATGTTTGTAAAAAAAGTCAAGCTAGAGAGAGATTTCTGGGACAGGGTTAATCAGATTGGAATAACTGTTGTGGGGGGTGAAGGGGTGGTGGAGTCTGAATTGAGCCTAAATAAAAGTTCTGATCTTCTCCAAACCCTGACAGACAATACTCTGCTCAAAGCCGAGCTTTTCATGGCCATTCAGAAAACAAAGGCTCTGGAAGCTGATCTTAAGACAGCGGAAGCTGCTCTAGAAGGATTATCTGTGGAAGAAATGAGTGCAAATCTATCTGGGTCTCGGAAATCAGGACCCCACCACGTAACTGACTGTGAACCCTATGGTTCTGAGGACACCAGCATAGCTTGTTTAGAAGAGCTTTCTCTTCATTTAAAGGAAAATGCAGATGAACTACAGAGAATCTCCTGTGCCCTAATGTCCATGTCCCAAGACAAATGTCAAGGAGCTATTGAGTCCCTATTGCAAACGCACCAACAGATCTCTAGCGTTAGTAGTTCTCCCCCACTACTGGTACAAGATGCCGTCGTGCAGGCCCAACTGTGCTATGTTGCTTGTAAAGCGAGGCTTGAATATCAGAGGGAGTTGAGGAGGAGTGTAAATGCTCTGAGCCATAGTCACTCTGAAGCTTTGTCCAAGGTGCATCAAGACTACCAGGAGATGCTACACCAGAAACAGCAAGAACTCTCAGAAGTGATGGAACGAGAGAGAAATGCGGCTGCAGCTGTAACCAGTCAGGTTGAAGATACGGAAAGATTTCTGGGAGAAGCAGAAATAAAATTCCAAGAAACCATGTCCCAGCTTGATGGAGAATACAAGAACGAGATGCAGAACATGATGGAAAGCTGGATGGAACGCGAGAACGAGCTGAAATCGCTGCATCTACAGGTGAATACGAAACTTCAAGCTTCAGAACGAGAAAGAGAAGAAGCGGAAAGGTTTCACTGGGAGAAAATCAAGAATTTAGAGGATCAGTTTCAAGAGCAGATTCAGGAGCTCCAAATTATTCACAGAAATGAAATGAAGACTTTGGAGGATCACTATACTCAAAGCATCCAACAGCTGCAGGATACACTCGATAGCTATCAAAGGGAACCTCCGTACACACCATCTCCGGTGGACTCCACGACTCGCAGTATCGCTTCTGATCAAGAAACAGCTGTTGATGTGGACTCCATGAATGTTCTGAAAGGTCGAATTCTAGAACTGGAAGCCCAGATGAACACTATGAGAGAAGAACTTGAACAGAGACATCCTGAAGACTATATGTCCTCCATAAAGGAGAAATACCAGGCAGACTTTGAGAACTTGAAG GCGACATGTGAACGAGGCTTTACTGCCATGGAGGAAACTCATCAAAAGAAGATTGAGGACCTACAGAGGCAGCACCATCGAGAGCTGGAGAAGTTGCGGGATGAGAAGGATCGTCTCCTAGCAGAAGAGACTGCAGCCACCATATCGG CCATTGAAGCAATGAAAAATGCCCACCGCGAAGAACTTGAGCGAGAGCTGGAGAAATCCCATCGATCTCAAGTCAGTAGCATCAATGCGGACGTGGAGTCACTGCGGAGGCAGTATCT GGAAGAGTTGCAGTCTGTGCAGAGGGAGTTGGAAGTCCTCTCCGAGCAATATTCTCAGAAGTGTCTGGAGAATGCCCACCTTGCTCAGGCCCTGGAGGCAGAACGCCAAGCTCTACGCCAGTGTCAGAGAGAGAACCAAGAGCTCAATGCACACAACCAG GAGCTGAATAATCGTCTGGCCACTGAGATAACGCGGCTTCGAAATCTGGTAACCGGAGATGGAGGGGAGGTATCTCCTCTCACCCAGGGAAAGGATGTCTATGAGTTGGAG GTCCTGTTACGTGTGAAGGAGTCTGAGATCCAATACCAGAAGCAAGAGATCAGCTCCTTGAAGGATGAGCTGCAGACAGCTCTGAGG GATAAGAAATACGCCAGCGATAAATACAAGGACATCTACTCTGAGCTGAGCAACGTGAAGGCCAAGGCCGAGTGTGACATCAGCCGGCTAAAGGAGCAGCTGAAAGCCGCCACCGAGATGTTGGGGGACAAATCTCCTGAGAATGCATCGGTGTCTGGATATG